The following coding sequences lie in one Apium graveolens cultivar Ventura chromosome 3, ASM990537v1, whole genome shotgun sequence genomic window:
- the LOC141711886 gene encoding putative HVA22-like protein g, with translation MWADLITKALMMVLGYAYPAFVCFKTVENNRVKIEELRFWCQYWIIVALMTVFERIGDIFVSWVPMYAELKLALFLYLWYPKTKGTGYIYETLLRPFVLKHETDIDKNLQELRLRTWDLAIYYYHNCTELGQTKFFQVIDYVASQSKRIDKASSEKGMMKSSSESRPPPPNTIFSFNRISKRPTQKKVQIPSDPPVYNARVMTSKH, from the exons ATGTGGGCAGATCTCATTACAAAAGCTTTAAT GATGGTTCTTGGATATGCCTATCCCGCTTTTGTGTGTTTTAAAACTGTTGAGAACAACAGAGTCAAGATCGAAGAACTCCGGTTTTGGTGCCAATATTG GATAATTGTTGCACTCATGACAGTTTTTGAGAGGATTGGTGATATATTTGTTTCATG GGTGCCAATGTATGCTGAGCTGAAACTAGCTCTATTTCTCTACTTGTGGTATCCAAAAACAAAG GGCACTGGGTATATCTATGAGACCTTGTTGCGTCCATTTGTCTTAAAGCACGAGACAGACATCGACAAGAATTTACAGGAGCTAAGATTAAGGACGTGGGATTTGGCTATTTACTATTACCATAATTGTACTGAGCTGGGGCAAACAAAGTTTTTCCAAGTTATCGATTATGTGGCTTCTCAATCCAAAAGGATTGACAAGGCTAGTTCAGAG AAGGGGATGATGAAAAGCTCTAGCGAAAGTCGTCCACCTCCTCCAAACACCATATTTTCTTTCAATCGGATCTCAAAGAGGCCAACACAGAAGAAAGTGCAGATACCGTCTGATCCACCTGTATACAACGCCAGAGTCATGACGTCAAAGCACTGA
- the LOC141711885 gene encoding 2-Cys peroxiredoxin BAS1, chloroplastic has translation MASCITAAAAAATTTLSVRSNPKAALNISPKFNKQTLAASSTPFFNSSALRKSFTSLSVSSRSSRTLVVKASELPLVGNVAPDFEAEAVFDQEFINVKLSDYIGKKYVILFFYPLDFTFVCPTEITAFSDRHAEFEKINTEILGVSVDSVFSHLAWVQTDRKSGGLGDLNYPLVSDVTKSISKAFGVLIPDQGVALRGLFIIDKEGVIQHSTINNLAIGRSVDETMRTLQALQFVQENPDEVCPAGWKPGEKTMKPDPKLSKEFFAAV, from the exons ATGGCTTCGTGCATAACAGCTGCTGCAGCTGCTGCTACAACAACTCTATCTGTTCGCTCAAACCCTAAAGCAGCTCTCAACATTTCCCCCAAATTTAATAAACAAACCCTAGCTGCTTCTTCTACTCCCTTTTTCAATTCCTCTGCTCTCCGCAAATCATTTACATCTCTCTCCGTTTCTTCTCGCTCCTCTCGCACCTTAGTCGTCAAGGCT AGTGAGCTTCCTCTGGTTGGAAATGTAGCTCCGGATTTCGAAGCTGAAGCTGTTTTCGATCAGGAGTTCATCAAT GTTAAACTGTCCGACTATATTGGAAAGAAATATGTTATTCTCTTCTTTTATCCCCTGGACTTTACTTTTGTTTGTCCAACTG AAATCACTGCATTCAGTGACCGTCATGCTGAGTTTGAGAAGATAAACACTGAGATTTTGGGTGTTTCCGTAGACAGCGTG TTCTCCCACCTTGCATGGGTCCAAACCGACAGGAAATCAGGAGGACTGGGTGATCTGAACTATCCATTGGTATCTGATGTTACCAAATCCATTTCTAAAGCTTTTGGTGTGCTGATCCCAGATCAG GGTGTTGCATTGAGAGGTCTTTTCATCATTGACAAGGAAGGGGTCATTCAACACTCCACCATTAACAATCTTGCTATTGGGAGAAGTGTTGATGAGACTATGAGAACTCTTCAG GCTTTGCAGTTTGTGCAGGAGAACCCAGATGAAGTATGCCCAGCTGGATGGAAGCCTGGGGAGAAGACCATGAAGCCAGACCCTAAACTAAGCAAGGAATTCTTTGCGGCAGTATGA